The DNA region CTTCCAGAGGCCATGGAAAAGGAGCACACCACACTTCCCCACAAGGCTTCCTACCTGCAGGGCTCAGGCCTGCTGCCTGGAAGAAACGCCACAGGCACCCATGATCCGCTGTGTAatctgggtggggtgggagaggtggCAGCACAAACTGAAAATGCAGGGCcccttgttaaaaaattattccagATCCCAAAACGGTGACAGCAGAGCAGTGAGTGGGCACGAGGCCTTCTGAGTGTGGGGCTCCAGGTGGTGGCACAGCCCACGGGCCAATGAGGCCATCCTGGCACTGTTGTGTGGTCCCCTGGACGTGGTCTCTGAGACATGGTGCTGTTTCTGTCCCCATTTGAAGGCAAGCAGGCGGAGGCACAGGGAGGGGCATCCTGGTCCCAGCGATGCCCTCCTGGCCTGGGGCGGTCTCCTGCAGCCCATAAGCCCGGGGCCCCGGAGTGCAGGGCCCTGAGCACCCAGGTGCCATCCCCTAGGGAGGATGCTGGTTCAGCTTGGCCCTTCTCTGGGGTAGAAGCGCCCCCGAGCCCTGCCGCCCCTTTCCAAGGCCCAGGGTGCCCCCGACATAGAGAACCCACAAAGCGGGGGCGCTGCTTGCCTCAGATCTTGCTCCAGTTAGGAGCTTCCTCCGGGAGGCCACCATCTGCCCATCCTCGGGGGGAGCAGCCTGACGCCAGgaggggggctggggctgggactgTGCCATgaccctctccttctccctcccccaggctgcaTCCTGCTGTGACTCGGTCTCTACTGAGTGACCCTGGGATCCGCCAGGGCAACAGCAGCCTCTTCCAGCCACAGAATAGCTGCAAGGGCTCGCTCAGGATGGGGAACCCCAGGGCCCTCAGCACCCACCTTGCCCGATGGACCCTGGCCCTCCCTACTCTTTGTCCCAACGTTCCGGGAGCCCATCTGCAGGGACCTTTGTCTCCAGCCCTCAGCACCCCAGGCTCTTTCTCCTGCCACCACCCCCTGCAGTGACTGATCCCCCTCCATCTGGCTGGGCAGGGTCCTGGTGGTAAGATCCATCAAGGACCATCTGCACAGAGGCGGATCCTGAGAGAGCAGAGCCCTGGGGCCTGAGTTTGGTTGGGGTCTGTGAGGGCACAGGGCCAagaaggagggcaggaggggtcTGGAGAGGGCCaggtgcccctccccctgccctgtggTCACCCTCAAAGGCCTGCCAGCAGCGGGAGCATCAGCGTGCTCGCCTGGTCACTCCAAGGCCCTCACGTTCTCCCACCAAACTGTGCAGCCATGGCTGTCAGTGGGCGCGTTCCGATCCAGATGAGAGGATGCTGCAGGAGACGCAGCCAGTGTGGAGGGGGGGCAGGGGGTAGATTTAGAGCCTAGGCCTGGGATCCTGGTGTGGCAGGAGCTTGCCTTCAAGACTAGacgggggggacttccctggtggtgcaatggttaaggatctgcctgccaatgcaggggacacaggttcgagccctggtccgggaagatcccacatgccgcagaacaactaagcccgtgtgccacaactactgagcctgcgctctagaggctgcgagccacaactactgagcccatgtgccacaactactgaaacccacacacctagagcccgtgctccgcaacaagagaagccactgcaatgagaagcttgcacactgcaatgaagagtagcccccgctcgtcgcaactagaaaaagcccacacgcagcaatgaagacccaacacagccaacaataaataaacttattaaaaaaaaaagactagatggGGGTTGAGCACGCAGAGAATGAATTCATGTGCTGGCTTCTGCCTGGGGACCTCAGACACTCAAAAGAGCATCACTCTcaccattaaaagaaaacaaaaagtcagACAAACTGCAAGCTCACAGCTTTTCTTGAAGTCTCAGGAACTGGGGCTGCAGGGCAAACAACCAACCTGAAATCCAAGGCAAGAGAGAGACAGCACGGGGCTCGCTCTCTGGGAAGTGACAAAGAAGAACCCACGAGCCCAagagctggctctttgaaaagaagcAAAGTGGATTAAACGTCATCCAGACTATActagaaaaacagagagaagacacaaaccCCAACGCCCGGAAGGAAAGAGGGGCGTCATTGCAGACCTGCGACATGTCCAACCAATAATGAACATTGTCAATAATCCGTACCCAGAAATTTGAATTGAACTAAGTCATtgagagatacaaactaccacaaaaacacttaagaagaaatagatacaCTGAGTAGTCctatgtctatttttaaaattgaatttctagccccccccccccaactgcCCAAACAAAACTTCAAACCCAGGTGGTTTCACTGGtaaatctaccaaacatttaaggcaGAAATAACATCAAACCTACATAATttattccagaaaatagaagaggaagaaacgCTTCCCAAATGATTTGATAAGGTCAGGACTACTCTGTCTACCAAAATTAGACAAAGACGTTatagaaaggaaactacagaccaatatcccttatcaACATAGATAcaagaattaaacaaaatattagcaaattgaatgcAGAGAAATACAAGGgagataatacatcatgaccaagagGAGTTTTGATAAGAAAACCAAACagagacattataagaaaagaaaaccacagaccagcATCTGTCCTATAAAGAGACACCAAAATACTTAATACAATTTTAGCAAATTGAGTtcttaagaatataaaaagaatgacagATCATGGCCAAGTACAATTCATTGCAGGAATATAAGGTTAGTTTAACATGTGAAAATCAATCAAGGTAactcaccatattaacaaactaaaacaGCAAAAGTATTATCGCTTCcttagatgcagagaaagaattttacaaaattcaacacccatttgtggcGAACAGAAATTCTCAGCAAACTAATCTCAACAGTGCGCTCTAGTTAAAATGCGCGGAACTGGAGAAAGCCTGAAATAGACGTACACAAGGCCAGGTGATTTGTGAGAAAGATGACAAGGTAATTCAGTGGGTAAAAGGATGgttttttcaaaaatgtgttaaaacaGCTAGACACCTTGATGGGAAAATCAGAGCCTGGGTCTGACCTAATATCATACACAACTCAGAGACTCAGAGATGTCCACAGCCAGACAGAGCATTGCTCACACCCCAGACAAACTGCAAATCAACACACTTTCTTGATCCCATTAGAGACCCGAGGTTACAGGGCAAACAGCTGACACAAAAtctggagggggcagggctgagCACTTGGTCACCTGGGACGGATTCTGCTATAGCCAGGGACAGGCGGGCCCCAGAGCCAGGTTGGTGTCCTGGGTGGGGACAGGGCAAGGCTCCCTTAGGGCACAGGAGGAGCCACTTGGGTGGCGGTGTCGGGGGAAGCAGGGGCCCAGGATGCCGTAGGGTGAGGAGGTGGGCTGGAGGCCCTGGGTGACGAGCAGGCCCAGGGGAGAGTAAGGAAGTGGGGTCGATGGATGGACAGGGACAGTGGTGCTGGGTCTGGTGGGGAGTGTCCAGCGAAGGCTGGCACTGGCCTCTCCTGTCATCTCCCCTTTACTTCCCTCTGCCTGTCCCTCTGCTGATGGCACTCAGATCCCCAGATAATAAGTTTCCACTGATGGCAGAGTTAACTGCTCAGATAACACCCAGAGATGGACGTTATTTGACCTCACTGAGGAATCGGTTCTGCCATcgcagggtggggggcagggatgtGTGGCAGGGCCCCTTCCTGGCCAGAGGGACTCAGGCACTGAGTCTGAGTCATCCACTTCCTCCCTCTGGATTGGATGACCAGCATCCCTCCCCTGACCCTGTCCTGCTCTGTGAGGataagaggcagggagagagggctgGGCAAAAGCAGCTGGGCCCACCGAGGTGAGAACCCCCAGCGGGACCCCAACATCTGGGTGTCACTGTGGAGCAGTGTGGCCGAGCCTCAGATCCGGAGCACTGAGGCCCCAGACCCCCTGGCCTGGACAGAGCCCCTGATCACCAGGGGCCCCgactccacctccaccccacacccTGCACCCCATACCCTGCAGACCCCACAGCCTGCAGACCCcgcaccccacacacaccccaccccacagaACCCAAACCCCACAGACCCCCAGCCAAGCTCCAGCTGCCCCTCCGCGCTCCTTCCAGATGCTCCATCTGCTGGTGCTGGCGCTGACCCTCCTGGTGAGCCTGGTCCATGCGGCCGCTGGTGAGTCCTGACCCTGGGCCCGTTCTGTCTctgtcccctcaccccacccccacaagcccagggatgggtgggtgggttcAGAGAAGCCCAGGGTGGTGCTGGCACAGGGAAGGGCTGAGCCCGATGGCTGGGTCGTGTCGTGTCCTGAAGGcacttcctgccccagccccagaccAGGCCCTGCAGCGAGCAGGCATCGTAGGGGGACGGGAGGCCCCTGGGAGCAAgtggccctggcaggtgagccTGAGATTCAGCACCCAGTACTGGAAACACTTCTGCGGGGGCTCCCTGATCCACCCCTGGTGGGTGCTGACCGCGGCCCACTGCGTCGGACCGTGAGTCTCCACAGGGCCGGGCGGGTAGGGGTGGGCCTGGGGCTCTACTCACGCTCCTGGGTGTCCCGGAGGTGGCTCAGCCCCTGAGTAGGtggccctctctctccccaggcaAGTCCAAGACCCCACAGTCCTCAGGGTGCAGCTGCGGGAGCAGCACCTCTATTACCAGGACGAGCTGTTGCCCATCAGAAGGGTCATCCCCCACCCCAACTACTACATAGCTGAGAACGGGGCGGACATCGCCCTGCTGGAGCTTGGGGACCCCGTGAACATCTCCAGCCACGTCCATCCGGTcaccctgccccctgcctccGAGACCTTTCGCCCGGGGACTCAGTGCTGGGTGACAGGCTGGGGCAACTTGCACAGGGGACGTGAGTGTCAGGGACCGCTGGAGGGGGACTTGGGCACATCGCGGCTCCACCACCTGGGGTTTCC from Tursiops truncatus isolate mTurTru1 chromosome 15, mTurTru1.mat.Y, whole genome shotgun sequence includes:
- the LOC101335427 gene encoding tryptase-2-like, which translates into the protein MLHLLVLALTLLVSLVHAAAAPDQALQRAGIVGGREAPGSKWPWQVSLRFSTQYWKHFCGGSLIHPWWVLTAAHCVGPQVQDPTVLRVQLREQHLYYQDELLPIRRVIPHPNYYIAENGADIALLELGDPVNISSHVHPVTLPPASETFRPGTQCWVTGWGNLHRGQPLPPPFPLKQVKVPVVENSICDMKYHTGLYTGNNIPIVRDDMLCAGNSKRDSCQGDSGGPLVCKVNGTWLQAGVVSWGDGCAQPNRPGIYTRITHYLDWIHQYVPEEP